The genomic DNA CCACATGTTGAAGCCGATGTAATGGGCCTCCATCGGGTCATTGGTGACGCGGTTCTCACCGGCAAAAGCCTTCCATTCGGCGATGAATTCGGCATTGGCAGGCGTATCGGCGGATTGGAAGTAATTCCACGCCGCCAGATGGCCAACAAGGTTGGAGGTATCCAGACCCGACAGCTCTTCCTCACCCACCGAAAAGGCCACCACGGGGATATCATCGGCAGAGATTTCGGCTGCGGCCAGCTCTTTATAGAACCCGATATTCGCATCGCCGTTGATGGTAGAGATCACGCCAACCTGTTTGCCGTCCGCGCCCAAGGCAACCACATCGGCCACAATCGTTGCCCAGTCGGAATGCCCGAAGGGGGTGTAATTCACAAAAATATCTTCGGCGGCGATACCTTTATCTTTCAGATATTGCTCCAGAATATTATTCGTGGTGCGCGGATAGACGTAATCGGTTCCCAATAGCGCGAATTTCTCGACGCCCAATTCCTCAAGGAAATAATCAACCGCAGGGATCGCCTGCTGGTTCGGCGCGGCCCCGGTGTAGAACACGTTTCTAGAGCTTTCCTCACCCTCGTATTGCACCGGATAGAACATCAAACCGTTCAGCTCTTCGAGCACCGGCAGCGCGGATTTGCGCGACACCGAGGTCCAGGACCCGAAGATCACATCCACCTCATTGACGGTCAGCAACTCACGCGCTTTTTCGGCGAAAAGCGGCCAGTCAGATGCCGGATCAACTACAACCGCCTCAATCTGACAGCCCAGAACCCCGCCTGCCGCATTCTGCTTTTCGATCAGCATCAACATCGTATCTTTGAGCGTCGTCTCGGAAATCGCCATGGTGCCGGACAGTGAATGCAGCACACCGACTTTGACCGGATCAGCACATTCAGCCGCCGCCAGCGTGGTCGTGCCCAAAAGAGCAACCGTGATAAGAGAAGGAAATTTCAGCGTCATTGGTTTCAAATCCATGTTGCGTCGCGGGCGGTTGGAAACCGTACAAAACACTTTCCAAAAGCGGCCAGAGCCGTGTATTCAAAACCCGCAACTGTTATGTTGTGGCCGCGTAGAGGGGCGATCTTGCAGGACAACCCTCTGCGCGGCGTTTCTTCGCCCTTTGATCTAGGAACAGGATTTTCGGTTACTCCAGCCATTCCAAGGCAGCAGGCGCAGATTACTTAATAAAGTGTAATTCGTGGTCAGATACGGGATGGATGCCTGTTTTTTGATCGAATGCTGCGCCTGCATCCGCCTCAACC from Pseudorhodobacter turbinis includes the following:
- the urtA gene encoding urea ABC transporter substrate-binding protein codes for the protein MTLKFPSLITVALLGTTTLAAAECADPVKVGVLHSLSGTMAISETTLKDTMLMLIEKQNAAGGVLGCQIEAVVVDPASDWPLFAEKARELLTVNEVDVIFGSWTSVSRKSALPVLEELNGLMFYPVQYEGEESSRNVFYTGAAPNQQAIPAVDYFLEELGVEKFALLGTDYVYPRTTNNILEQYLKDKGIAAEDIFVNYTPFGHSDWATIVADVVALGADGKQVGVISTINGDANIGFYKELAAAEISADDIPVVAFSVGEEELSGLDTSNLVGHLAAWNYFQSADTPANAEFIAEWKAFAGENRVTNDPMEAHYIGFNMWLNAVEAAGTTDVDAVRTAMYGQEFPNLTGGTAVMLPNHHLAKPVLIGEITTDGQFDIISQTEEVPGDAWTDYLPASAVLMSDWKDLGCGMYNTETKTCVQLTSNY